Proteins found in one Planococcus citri chromosome 2, ihPlaCitr1.1, whole genome shotgun sequence genomic segment:
- the LOC135836954 gene encoding uncharacterized protein LOC135836954, whose product MFSFVRLPFRYSYSDQFYAKMANILLPPPIRVPEPELVFTYMDAICEKCHASMLYITPEPLPEANFDTGIVNGNKPMIIGSCGHVYHAACLLDRFCETRKFDDENEIWGRCSLPSCTTPFLLENIRTLELSTIVRRFEEPANMRVSRLEMNQQLQTALRTTEITKNRIETLHQQLIQTEANCKCKVETMDQQLKWYREQFRITNEELRRYRQSGRTPADLLRLENIDVDTTVSTSMAQSAATYSSSINSVITNVTTTPSVQTPSFVNFSFTNIPTTNTASSSTPICSTLSVNRPPGLRALTVAPPANHSTQFQPQSTAEMNRFWNPQAPSDRLRSYFRSSNGNTKFLFNAKQQVRNRTPTPPAPTPNEPKVDASVAATTVATTNVTPSVSTNKTTSTTKTTSIATSKTATKTTMSSTSSPSTSKKTVATYSKSSAAKSTSTTTTSVHSSPKMSPATVKKQNLKSTNDTKFDKPKASSSPKPDRSRSTVSNEKSKASSSTKSNSNTYATATKNSGDFKPKSSNSRSINEHRTHSSRNENSKGDYRSSSSNRNRSREKTSAEYLEEIDRIFQNRKSNSHDRRDSSKENREYRDDRSRNERRSTDRRKADGTYVPKTSSTPKETYSRQANDYRRDSPLDGQYPENRHPGYDQRRTNYDTYQSSYDNRYIANRSRMTNEQSRNSQAPSIRQSTPQRTLNSTASSGTPSPNKQVRVRGTHANVQKYRNRYLIRFGAESVELAPWHPNNSYPLQFTAIAREIGVEKFAVSIAAHNMPIVGDGHAVGLTRFIIRKETYADDIDTETLRYNMSIIDLITIFEKFKKAPKRLMVSIGNFDVFMRMPIDIFRKHFTTFLNTVMSYGAEEILFLPLIKYPEQDAHFFDEITDVISANWDGLSNGTMKVKVIPPFPKNTPQLERVRVSVMGPFYAEEYYEQQAQFIRENYVPVPINMAKKHGLVQPPYVNIPPSTASHFGILPVENSESSIDQNLQAKIDARVESLFSNESTTTEAKPVEEQKLSSSQPTLTNEPISTISTNVESMITSPIQSEHVSDVEMEEKAYFESGDLNMETEYINPLDLSDGSLPHDIHREGELERMKLINENQNVINAEISSDTSSNNEENLENSRKQFNHDMRNRLHKSYLEHLTSTQQDIENTRKIITRVTEYTEAVNANSNKVAQAIEELQNANSCDALNLTLTNASSKNSSRSSSKSRSERNADETSVSSNQDFKAPDSVNPKKSVKKSKKSKKSPVRSSPRLSHKKEKLTLEEEALQIAANRTARLPGFAALSDTSVSDDLNLFSTTVDLTAPATVSYASASTDEESSLTDDRNLSLKAIQESSTVPDTDTNSISQPEELSSSEILQPPIIPAPTETLSPIKETVTAEQGKKKKSFFKGWLM is encoded by the coding sequence atgttttcatttgttCGACTACCCTTTAGGTATTCCTACTCAGATCAATTTTACGCGAAAATGGCGAACATCCTCTTACCACCACCGATCAGAGTTCCAGAACCAGAGCTCGTATTTACATACATGGATGCGATATGTGAGAAATGTCATGCGTCAATGTTATACATAACACCGGAACCGTTACCAGAAGCGAATTTCGACACGGGTATAGTCAACGGAAACAAACCCATGATTATTGGATCGTGCGGACACGTATATCACGCTGCTTGCCTCTTGGACCGCTTCTGTGAAACTCGAAAATTCGACGACGAGAATGAAATATGGGGAAGATGTTCACTACCATCCTGCACGACTCCCTTTTTACTCGAAAACATTCGAACACTCGAACTATCGACAATCGTCAGGCGATTCGAGGAACCCGCGAATATGAGAGTAAGTAGGTTGGAGATGAATCAGCAACTGCAGACAGCGTTACGTACTACCGAAATCACCAAGAATCGAATCGAAACTCTTCATCAACAATTAATTCAGACGGAAGCAAACTGTAAGTGTAAAGTTGAAACAATGGATCAACAATTAAAGTGGTACAGGGAGCAATTTAGGATCACGAACGAGGAGTTACGGAGATACCGGCAATCTGGCAGAACTCCAGCCGACCTGTTAAGACTGGAAAACATCGATGTCGACACAACTGTATCGACTTCAATGGCCCAATCCGCAGCTACGTACTCATCATCGATTAATTCAGTGATTACAAATGTAACCACTACTCCATCGGTACAAACTCCTTCATTCGTCAACTTCTCATTCACAAACATTCCGACCACCAACACTGCATCATCATCGACTCCGATCTGTTCGACGTTATCAGTCAACCGACCACCTGGTTTACGAGCATTAACCGTAGCACCACCGGCAAACCATTCGACGCAATTCCAACCGCAATCGACCGccgaaatgaatcgattctggAATCCGCAAGCTCCATCCGATCGTTTAAGATCATACTTTCGATCATCAAATGGTAATACGAAATTTCTATTTAACGCAAAACAACAAGTACGCAATCGCACACCGACACCACCAGCTCCGACACCAAACGAACCGAAGGTAGACGCAAGTGTAGCTGCGACAACTGTCGCAACTACCAACGTAACACCTTCAGTTTCGACAAATAAAACCACATCAACGACTAAAACGACATCGATCGCTACGTCAAAAACTGCGACTAAAACGACGATGTCGTCTACATCATCTCCGTCCACGTCAAAGAAGACTGTTGCGACATATAGTAAATCATCGGCGGCGAAATCGACTTCCACCACTACAACGTCGGTACACTCATCTCCGAAGATGTCACCTGCAACGGTAAAGaaacaaaatctgaaaagtaCCAACGATACTAAGTTCGATAAACCTAAAGCGTCAAGTTCGCCAAAACCCGATCGATCGAGGTCTACAGTAAGTaacgaaaaatcaaaagcaTCGTCGTCCACGAAATCGAACTCGAATACATATGCTACAGCTACTAAAAACAGCGGTGATTTCAAACCAAAAAGCTCCAACAGCCGTAGTATAAATGAACACCGTACGCACTCAAGCCGCAACGAAAACTCGAAAGGCGATTACCGTTCCAGTTCTTCAAACCGCAACCGTTCCAGAGAAAAGACCTCAGCGGAATACCTTGAAGAAATCgatagaattttccaaaatcgtaaATCGAACTCACACGATCGCAGAGATTCATCAAAAGAAAATCGCGAATATCGAGATGACCGATCAAGAAATGAAAGACGCTCAACCGACCGCAGAAAGGCAGACGGTACATATGTGCCGAAAACCTCTTCTACGCCTAAAGAAACATACAGCAGGCAAGCAAACGATTATCGCCGCGATTCACCTTTGGACGGACAGTACCCGGAAAATCGCCACCCGGGGTATGATCAACGGCGGACTAACTATGACACGTATCAGTCAAGCTACGATAACCGTTATATTGCGAATCGATCAAGAATGACCAATGAACAATCTCGAAATTCTCAAGCGCCGTCAATTAGACAATCGACGCCTCAACGAACTTTAAACAGCACCGCGTCTTCAGGTACACCATCGCCGAATAAACAGGTCAGAGTTCGCGGTACTCACgcgaatgttcaaaaataccGAAATCGATATTTAATTCGTTTCGGTGCCGAATCAGTTGAATTGGCACCTTGGCATCCTAACAATTCTTACCCACTCCAATTCACAGCAATTGCTCGCGAAATTGGAGTGGAGAAATTCGCCGTAAGCATCGCAGCCCATAACATGCCAATCGTCGGAGACGGGCATGCCGTAGGTCTGACCCGATTTATTATTCGCAAAGAGACATATGCTGATGACATCGACACCGAAACATTACGATACAATATGTCGATCATTGATCTAATTACAATATTCGAGAAGTTCAagaaagctccaaaacgactaatGGTTTCGATAGGAAACTTCGACGTATTTATGAGAATGCCAATTGACATTTTCAGAAAGCATTTTACTACTTTCCTGAACACGGTGATGTCATACGGTGCcgaagaaattttattcttgCCTCTAATAAAATACCCAGAACAGgatgctcattttttcgatgaaattacaGATGTAATTTCAGCCAATTGGGATGGTTTATCGAATGGTACGATGAAAGTAAAAGTAATTCCACCATTTCCGAAGAACACGCCCCAATTGGAGCGTGTAAGGGTGAGCGTGATGGGTCCCTTTTACGCCGAAGAGTACTACGAGCAACAAGCGCAATTCATCCGTGAAAACTACGTACCTGTACCCATAAATATGGCGAAGAAACACGGTCTAGTCCAACCGCCGTACGTAAATATTCCGCCGTCAACTGCCTCCCATTTTGGAATTCTACCCGTCGAAAATTCTGAAAGCTCCATCGACCAGAACCTACAAGCTAAAATAGATGCTCGGGTTGAAAGTTTGTTCTCAAATGAATCTACAACCACCGAAGCGAAGCCTGTCGAGGAGCAAAAACTGAGCTCTAGCCAACCTACACTTACtaatgaaccgatttcgacGATCTCTACAAATGTAGAGTCCATGATAACTTCTCCGATCCAATCCGAACACGTGTCAGATGTGGAAATGGAAGAAAAAGCTTATTTCGAATCAGGTGATTTGAACATGGAAACCGAATACATAAATCCGCTAGATTTATCCGATGGCTCTCTACCTCATGATATTCACCGTGAAGGAGAGTTAGAACGAATGAAACTAATTAACGAAAACCAAAACGTAATCAATGCTGAGATTTCATCTGATACCTCTAGCAACAATGaagaaaaccttgaaaattcgAGGAAACAATTTAACCACGATATGCGTAACCGGTTACATAAGTCTTATCTCGAACATTTGACCAGTACTCAACAAGATATTGAGAATACGCGTAAAATAATTACGAGAGTGACCGAATACACCGAAGCAGTTAATGCGAACTCGAACAAAGTTGCCCAAGCTATTGAGGAATTGCAAAACGCAAATTCATGTGACGCTCTCAATCTCACCTTAACCAACGCTTCGTCGAAAAATTCCTCAAGGAGTTCGTCAAAATCTCGTTCTGAACGCAACGCTGACGAAACATCTGTTTCGTCAAATCAAGACTTCAAGGCTCCCGATTCGGTTAATCCGAAAAAATCggttaaaaaatcgaaaaagagcaaaaaatctCCAGTTCGGTCATCTCCGCGTCTATCCCATAAAAAGGAGAAACTCACGCTCGAAGAAGAAGCTCTCCAAATCGCTGCCAATCGCACCGCTCGATTACCTGGGTTTGCTGCACTGTCCGATACATCTGTCTCGGACGATCTAAACTTATTCTCAACAACGGTGGATCTAACAGCTCCAGCGACAGTTTCGTACGCATCAGCATCTACAGATGAAGAATCTTCTCTTACGGACGATAGAAATTTGTCGCTAAAAGCTATACAAGAAAGCTCAACGGTCCCAGACACTGACACAAACTCCATCTCACAACCGGAAGAGCTATCGTCGTCAGAAATTTTACAGCCGCCGATTATTCCGGCACCGACTGAAACTTTATCGCCAATAAAGGAAACCGTAACCGCAGAACAG